A genomic stretch from Haemophilus parainfluenzae ATCC 33392 includes:
- the tssF gene encoding type VI secretion system baseplate subunit TssF, which yields MSLKEFFRAELDFLKRDGLHFSKIYPHLSRFLSDEIVDPEAERIIESFAFLTARLKEKVQDNLPEITQSMIQLLWPNYLRPLPSCAILNFQPKERAITTKHVVPKGTFVSSKPVDGTACQFQTTMDVSVYPLVLNDVKSASGSESTIIELELENITDSDFSSIRCDELSFYLSGSDYSALTCYQWVFNYLTKVYIKSEDGVINLPLDVISSVGFDQDESLIPYPDNAFDGYRLLQEFFFFPKKFYFFKLRNLHLYLNRLGKKKFKLFFEFNRSFPKDLKLTRADFSLYCVPVINLFEHDAIPLNFDGKKDLYPVIPAGFNREHFEIFDIKRVSGSKFLKETGNRIYTYPKFESFVHSSASGRYGYYKSIIKNNIEETGYDHFVSFVSDSNKILDTSRETISIDLDCTNYNLPEFLGIGDICVPSQNTPSYIDFKNITLPVKTVRAVLDESIHWKLVSNLSLNYLSLTKLDVLKEILLTYDFSAMYDVQALRRTEKRLAGMESIMTRPLDKVIKGIVYRGQKSVLRIDSNNFLCEGELFLFGSILAEFFRLYGTINSFHLLEVINTSNNEIFKWEQKTSLQRVI from the coding sequence ATGTCTTTGAAAGAGTTTTTTAGAGCTGAGTTAGACTTTCTCAAAAGAGATGGGCTACATTTTTCAAAGATTTATCCCCACTTGTCTAGATTTCTATCTGATGAGATCGTTGATCCTGAAGCTGAGAGAATTATTGAATCTTTTGCTTTTTTAACGGCACGTTTGAAAGAAAAAGTTCAAGATAATTTACCTGAGATAACTCAATCAATGATTCAGCTTCTTTGGCCAAATTATTTGCGCCCTTTACCAAGCTGTGCAATTTTAAACTTTCAACCTAAAGAAAGGGCGATTACAACAAAGCATGTAGTTCCTAAAGGGACATTTGTTTCATCTAAACCTGTAGACGGTACAGCTTGTCAGTTTCAGACAACGATGGATGTCTCAGTTTATCCGCTTGTGTTAAATGATGTAAAAAGCGCATCGGGTAGTGAGTCTACAATCATTGAATTAGAGTTAGAGAATATCACAGATAGTGATTTTTCTTCTATACGGTGCGATGAATTGTCATTTTATTTATCAGGGAGTGATTACAGTGCTTTAACTTGTTATCAATGGGTTTTTAATTATTTAACAAAAGTTTATATCAAATCAGAAGACGGTGTAATTAATTTACCACTGGATGTTATTTCTTCTGTTGGTTTTGATCAAGATGAATCTTTGATTCCTTATCCAGATAATGCATTTGATGGGTATCGATTATTACAAGAATTTTTCTTTTTTCCTAAAAAATTTTATTTCTTTAAGTTAAGAAATTTACATCTATATTTAAATCGATTAGGTAAGAAAAAATTTAAGTTATTTTTTGAGTTTAATCGTTCTTTTCCTAAAGATCTAAAATTAACACGAGCAGATTTTTCTTTGTATTGCGTCCCAGTAATTAATTTATTTGAACATGATGCTATTCCGCTAAATTTTGATGGAAAAAAAGATCTATATCCAGTGATTCCGGCTGGTTTTAATCGGGAGCATTTCGAGATATTCGATATTAAGCGTGTTTCAGGCTCAAAGTTTTTAAAAGAGACGGGAAATAGGATTTATACTTATCCAAAATTTGAATCATTTGTGCACAGTTCCGCATCAGGAAGGTATGGGTACTATAAATCAATTATTAAAAATAATATTGAAGAAACAGGTTATGATCATTTTGTCTCTTTTGTATCTGATTCCAATAAGATTTTAGATACTTCTAGAGAAACTATATCTATAGATTTAGATTGTACAAATTATAATTTACCTGAGTTTTTAGGTATTGGTGATATTTGTGTACCATCACAAAATACTCCTTCTTATATTGACTTTAAAAATATTACGTTGCCTGTAAAAACAGTTCGAGCTGTTTTAGATGAATCGATTCATTGGAAGTTAGTCTCCAATCTTTCACTTAATTATTTATCTTTGACAAAATTAGATGTTTTAAAGGAAATACTATTAACTTATGATTTTTCTGCAATGTATGATGTTCAGGCATTAAGAAGAACTGAAAAACGTTTGGCTGGGATGGAGTCAATTATGACTCGTCCACTTGATAAAGTCATAAAAGGTATCGTATATAGAGGTCAAAAATCAGTATTAAGAATAGATAGTAATAATTTTCTCTGTGAAGGAGAATTATTTTTATTTGGTTCGATTCTTGCTGAATTTTTTAGGTTATATGGAACAATAAATTCATTTCATCTTTTAGAAGTTATTAATACAAGCAATAACGAGATATTTAAATGGGAACAGAAAACCTCTCTTCAAAGAGTGATCTAA
- the tssE gene encoding type VI secretion system baseplate subunit TssE, whose amino-acid sequence MGFWNRIKTAPQNTDVIKKKTEAEIVSDLIRSIKRNIELVLNSKEGCTLCAPDFGLRDFNDATATTKSLSQTIVANIRSSLERYEPRVRITRIEYIQDTYDVLQLNFRITCVVLLKQKNELTELNIILDSSNKKFRVV is encoded by the coding sequence ATGGGGTTTTGGAACCGAATTAAAACTGCTCCACAGAATACGGATGTTATAAAAAAGAAAACTGAAGCAGAGATTGTAAGCGACTTAATTCGTTCAATAAAAAGAAACATAGAATTAGTACTTAATTCAAAAGAAGGGTGTACATTATGTGCGCCCGATTTTGGTTTAAGAGACTTTAATGACGCAACTGCAACTACAAAAAGTTTAAGTCAAACAATTGTTGCAAATATTCGTTCTAGTTTAGAGCGCTATGAACCAAGAGTTCGTATTACAAGAATAGAATATATCCAGGATACATATGATGTTCTTCAGCTTAACTTCCGTATAACTTGCGTAGTGTTATTAAAACAAAAAAATGAGTTAACTGAATTAAACATTATTTTAGATAGTTCAAATAAGAAGTTTAGGGTTGTGTAA
- the tssC gene encoding type VI secretion system contractile sheath large subunit, with the protein MVTKNQTAKAEKNSQTTSLLDQVMEQTRFKPENEDYSIAQRGIAEFISEMLKSDSTDAVVNKTLIDEMIVRLDEKISHQVDEILHNDKFQEMESAWRGLKLLVDRTDFRENIKIEVLNVSKEELLDDFEYATDITQSGLYKHVYSANYGQFGGEPVAAIVGNYTFTPSAPDIKLLQYISSVGAMSHAPFISAAGPEFFGLDSYASLSEIKEVKDIFEGPRYAKWRALRESEDSKYLALTMPRFLSRLPYDSIENPIKTFNYNEGIDGNHNNYLWSNVAFLMASKVTDSFAKYRWCPNIIGPQSGGTVEDLPVHLFESFGQLQAKIPTEVLITDRKEFELADEGFIPLTMRKGSDNAAFFSANSVQKPKKFPNTEEGKAAETNYKLGTQLPYMFIVNRLAHYLKVLQREQIGSWKERQDLERELNVWLKQYVSDQENPPAEVRSRRPLRSAKVEVSSVAGEPGWYKVSLSVRPHFKYMGASFDLSLVGRLDIDNK; encoded by the coding sequence ATGGTTACTAAGAATCAAACTGCAAAAGCTGAAAAAAATTCGCAAACAACAAGCTTGCTTGATCAGGTCATGGAACAGACACGTTTTAAACCTGAAAATGAAGATTACAGCATTGCGCAGCGTGGAATTGCAGAATTTATTTCTGAAATGTTGAAATCTGATAGTACAGATGCAGTTGTAAATAAGACGCTGATAGATGAAATGATTGTTCGTCTTGATGAGAAAATCAGTCATCAAGTAGATGAAATTTTACATAATGATAAATTCCAAGAAATGGAGTCTGCGTGGCGTGGTTTGAAACTTCTTGTAGATCGCACAGATTTCCGTGAAAACATTAAAATAGAAGTACTAAATGTAAGCAAAGAAGAATTACTTGACGATTTTGAATATGCCACTGATATCACTCAAAGTGGTTTATATAAACATGTTTATTCAGCAAACTATGGTCAATTTGGTGGTGAGCCAGTTGCTGCGATTGTTGGTAACTACACGTTTACGCCATCAGCACCAGATATTAAATTATTGCAATATATTTCATCTGTTGGCGCAATGTCTCATGCTCCATTTATTTCAGCTGCAGGTCCTGAGTTCTTTGGTCTAGATAGTTATGCATCTTTATCTGAAATTAAAGAAGTAAAAGATATTTTTGAGGGGCCTAGATATGCTAAATGGAGAGCTTTAAGAGAGTCAGAAGATTCAAAATATTTAGCATTAACAATGCCACGTTTCTTGTCTCGTTTGCCTTATGATTCAATTGAAAATCCGATTAAAACTTTTAATTACAATGAAGGAATTGATGGTAATCATAATAATTATTTGTGGAGTAATGTAGCATTTTTGATGGCATCTAAAGTTACTGATAGTTTCGCTAAATATCGTTGGTGTCCAAATATTATCGGCCCACAAAGTGGTGGCACGGTTGAGGATTTACCCGTTCATTTATTTGAATCGTTTGGTCAGTTACAAGCGAAAATCCCAACAGAAGTATTAATTACTGATCGTAAAGAATTTGAATTAGCTGATGAAGGTTTCATTCCTTTAACTATGCGTAAAGGAAGCGATAATGCAGCGTTCTTCTCGGCTAACTCTGTTCAAAAACCTAAAAAATTCCCAAATACAGAAGAAGGAAAAGCCGCTGAAACAAATTATAAATTGGGTACACAATTGCCATATATGTTTATTGTGAACCGTTTAGCGCATTACTTAAAAGTATTACAACGTGAACAGATTGGCTCGTGGAAAGAGCGTCAAGATCTTGAACGTGAGCTGAATGTGTGGTTGAAACAGTATGTTTCAGATCAAGAGAACCCACCAGCAGAAGTGCGTAGTCGTCGTCCGTTACGTTCTGCTAAAGTGGAAGTATCAAGTGTAGCAGGAGAGCCAGGTTGGTACAAAGTTTCTTTATCTGTTAGACCACACTTTAAATATATGGGGGCAAGTTTCGATCTTTCCCTTGTGGGTCGATTAGATATTGATAATAAATAA
- the tssB gene encoding type VI secretion system contractile sheath small subunit: MSKTGSVAPKERINIKYTPATEGQTDEVELPLKLLVTGDFKGAAEDLSLEERETVSIDKHNFDAVMKQSNLTIDVAVPNRLEENAENQDLGVSLKIESMADFSPDNIAKQVPQLNKLLELREALLALKGPMGNIPAFRNKLQELIADPNARETLEKELAIILEKE, encoded by the coding sequence ATGTCTAAAACAGGTTCAGTCGCACCAAAAGAGCGAATTAATATTAAATATACTCCGGCTACAGAAGGTCAAACTGATGAAGTTGAATTGCCTTTAAAACTTCTTGTTACTGGTGATTTTAAAGGTGCTGCAGAAGACTTAAGCCTTGAAGAAAGAGAGACAGTTTCTATTGATAAGCACAATTTTGATGCTGTAATGAAACAATCTAATTTGACGATTGATGTAGCTGTTCCAAACCGCTTGGAAGAAAATGCTGAAAATCAAGACCTGGGTGTTAGCCTAAAAATTGAGAGCATGGCGGATTTTTCTCCCGACAATATTGCTAAGCAAGTACCGCAATTAAACAAGTTATTAGAGTTGCGAGAAGCACTTCTTGCCTTAAAAGGACCGATGGGGAATATCCCTGCATTTAGAAATAAATTGCAAGAGTTAATTGCGGATCCTAACGCAAGAGAAACGTTGGAAAAAGAGTTGGCGATCATTTTAGAAAAAGAATAA
- a CDS encoding PAAR domain-containing protein, which translates to MSARRVIVIGDKTTHGGTVLQGSQTMTAGGKSVARQGDLVSCPKCKGNFPIIEGSSIMLANGRGIALEGMKTACGAELIASQSMMKAKA; encoded by the coding sequence ATGTCCGCTCGTAGAGTAATCGTAATTGGAGATAAGACCACCCACGGAGGTACCGTACTTCAAGGCTCACAAACCATGACCGCAGGAGGCAAAAGTGTCGCCCGACAAGGGGATCTGGTTTCGTGTCCCAAATGCAAAGGTAACTTCCCGATTATTGAAGGCTCGTCCATAATGCTAGCTAACGGGAGAGGTATTGCTCTTGAAGGAATGAAAACAGCCTGTGGCGCTGAATTAATTGCTTCACAATCTATGATGAAAGCTAAAGCATAA
- a CDS encoding type VI secretion system Vgr family protein, which yields MAVQSDYRYSLTVNGSSQFEVVRFVLKEHLSTLFRLELDLASFGAEPNFHSLIDQPATLTFWQGDEAVRSVNGIVTALNQGETGFTRTRYHMVIEPSLCRAGLQTDLRIFQQQDSQKIIETLLSKNQVSQSQFHLQTPYWTREYCVQYRETDLNFIQRLAAEEGSYYYFEHTNNSHILHFSNSTTLSEKKGNLVYNAMPAGQRPEAAVWHWAYEEKLGTTLQTLRDYTFTNPRYNQEHQYSGQGNNEGHSSIYERYDYPGRYKRDAQGEPFTQYRLEYERREAELALAQSDDLRVQPGYVFGLEGHQREAFNRDWLIIGVEHYGWQPGVLEEEAGEEGNRYENRIKLIPNTTQWRPEPQPRPVVDGSQMAHVVGPADEEIYCDEWGRVKVQFPWDREGQNNEHSSCWIRVSQGWAGSQFGHIAIPRIGHEVMVDFLEGDPDQPIIMGRTYHSTTEPPYALPEHKTRMTIKSKTHKGNGFNELRFEDEKDREEIFIHAEKDQNNVVNNDETTQIGHDRTEQVGHDETINIGNNRTETVGQDESLTVGRDQSNKINRNRMTKIEKDEVLNIGNHLSMDVYANQEVKIGRDYSHQTSRNAIFKAGKELKQHSKNIKLTGTTQVNIRGKAGTIIIDGSGITLKGKVTVKGNLIQSSGTPESPAVLSLAANDAKPICEVCEAMKNQKQS from the coding sequence ATGGCCGTTCAATCCGATTATCGTTACAGTCTTACCGTTAATGGCTCCTCTCAATTTGAAGTAGTCCGTTTTGTATTAAAAGAACATCTATCCACACTATTCCGACTTGAACTCGACCTCGCCAGTTTTGGTGCTGAGCCCAATTTTCATTCTCTAATTGACCAACCTGCTACACTAACCTTCTGGCAAGGAGATGAGGCAGTTCGTAGTGTTAACGGTATCGTCACCGCCTTAAATCAGGGAGAAACTGGTTTTACTCGTACTCGTTATCACATGGTGATTGAACCCTCTTTATGTCGTGCTGGGTTACAAACTGATTTACGAATATTCCAACAACAAGACTCTCAAAAAATTATCGAAACACTACTAAGTAAAAATCAAGTATCTCAGAGTCAATTCCATTTACAAACGCCATATTGGACTCGAGAATACTGCGTGCAATATCGCGAAACTGATTTAAATTTCATTCAACGTTTGGCTGCCGAAGAAGGTTCTTACTATTATTTTGAACATACCAATAATAGCCATATCCTTCATTTCTCTAATTCGACAACACTTTCAGAGAAAAAAGGAAACTTAGTTTATAACGCAATGCCTGCTGGCCAACGTCCAGAAGCTGCGGTATGGCATTGGGCTTACGAAGAAAAACTAGGTACGACCCTTCAAACTTTACGTGATTATACTTTTACAAATCCTCGTTATAACCAAGAGCACCAATATTCTGGTCAAGGTAATAACGAAGGTCATAGTAGCATTTACGAACGTTATGACTATCCTGGTCGTTATAAACGAGATGCTCAAGGTGAGCCTTTTACCCAATATCGTTTAGAATACGAACGTAGAGAAGCTGAATTAGCTCTTGCGCAAAGCGATGATTTACGCGTGCAACCCGGCTATGTATTTGGCTTAGAGGGACATCAACGAGAAGCTTTTAATCGTGATTGGTTAATTATAGGTGTTGAACATTATGGTTGGCAACCTGGTGTATTGGAAGAAGAAGCCGGTGAAGAGGGCAACCGCTATGAGAACCGTATTAAACTCATTCCAAATACCACACAATGGCGACCGGAACCGCAACCAAGACCAGTTGTTGATGGCTCTCAAATGGCCCATGTAGTTGGTCCTGCTGATGAAGAAATCTATTGTGATGAATGGGGACGTGTCAAAGTTCAATTCCCTTGGGATCGTGAAGGACAAAATAATGAGCATAGCTCTTGCTGGATTCGTGTCAGCCAAGGTTGGGCGGGGTCGCAATTTGGGCATATTGCCATCCCTCGTATTGGCCATGAAGTAATGGTTGATTTCTTAGAAGGAGATCCTGACCAACCAATCATCATGGGACGTACTTATCACAGTACAACTGAACCACCTTATGCTCTGCCTGAACATAAAACGCGTATGACTATAAAAAGTAAAACCCATAAAGGTAACGGCTTTAATGAATTACGCTTTGAAGATGAAAAAGACCGAGAAGAAATCTTTATTCATGCAGAAAAAGACCAAAATAATGTTGTAAATAATGATGAAACAACACAAATTGGGCATGATCGAACCGAACAAGTTGGACATGACGAAACCATTAACATCGGCAATAACCGTACTGAAACAGTTGGACAAGATGAATCCTTAACAGTGGGACGCGATCAATCTAATAAAATCAATCGCAATCGCATGACTAAAATTGAAAAGGATGAAGTATTAAACATTGGGAATCATCTATCGATGGATGTATACGCCAATCAAGAAGTTAAAATTGGCCGAGATTATTCCCATCAAACAAGTCGCAATGCGATTTTCAAAGCTGGGAAAGAATTAAAACAGCATAGTAAAAATATTAAATTAACAGGTACTACACAAGTAAATATTCGTGGAAAAGCCGGTACGATTATTATTGATGGCTCTGGCATCACGTTAAAAGGTAAAGTGACTGTAAAAGGTAATTTAATACAATCTAGCGGAACGCCAGAATCACCAGCTGTATTGTCTCTTGCTGCTAATGACGCAAAACCGATTTGCGAAGTTTGTGAAGCCATGAAAAATCAAAAACAGAGTTAA